AAGGTTGCGGTGGTCTGTAAGAAATCTTCTTTTATTGAAGTGCATAAGCTAGAAGAACCTTTGAGTGAAGATGAATCTTTCAGATTGTTCTGTAGGAAGGCATTTATGTATGGTTCTTCCGGAGGCTGTCCAGAAGAACTCAAAGACATATCTCTTGAAATTGTTAGGAAGTGTAAAGGTTTACCTCTAGCAATTGTGGCCATTGGTGGAGTCTTGTCCCAGAAAGATGAAAGCCCACATGAATGGAAACTGTTCAATCAAAATCTAAGTTTAGAGTTGGAGAGGAATTCAGaattaaacaatataacaaaaatattaggcTTAAGTTATCATGATTTGCCCATGCATCTGAGGTCATGTTTATTGTACTTCGGAATGTACCCGGAAGATTGCGAAATTGAATCAGATAGAGTGATTAGGCAGTGGATGGCTGAAGGATTTGTCAGACATGAAATCGGAAAAACATTAGAAGAAGTTGCAGAAGAAGATTTATTAGGGTTGATCCGTAGAAATTTGGTGCAAGTATCTTCATCTAGCATTGATGGGAAAGTTAAAAGATGTCGTGTACATGACTTAATACATGAGATGATCCTCAGAAAAGCGAAGGATAGTGGGTTTTGTGGGTATATTGGTAGAAATGATGAATGTGTGTCAAGTGGGATTGTTCGACGTCTGATAATTACTGCAGAGGATGATTTAATTGCAAGTGTTGAAAGCTCACTCATTCAGTCAATTCTTTTCATTGAAGAAAGGCGTACGACATTGACTGAGGAGGACTTTGTAAGAAAAATCATATCATCATCAGTATGGACTGAGGACATGGTAAGGAAAATCCTTGCAAATTACAGGTCATTGAAGGTACTTGACTTTGAAGGTGCTTATATATCTTGTGTTCCTGAAAATTTTGAGCATTTAATCCACTTGAGGTATTTAAGCTTGAGGAGAACTGGGGCAATGAGTCTTCCATCCATTGGTAAGCTCCATAACTTGGAGACCTTGGATATACGAGACACAAATGTTCGTTATATTCCAACGGGCGTTTACAACCTTAGAAAGTTACGTCATTTTCTTGCTGACGAAGTAACAGAAATTGAATGGATGTATATTGGACGCCTGAAATCCCTACAAAAGATACCTATAGTATCTACAACTGATCTTGGAGAGGCCATTAGAGAGGTAGGAAAGTTAAAGCAGTTAAGGGTTCTGAGGGTGAAGCATATTGGTAAAGATGACGAGAAGACTCTGTGTTCTGCAATAAATGAGATGCAACAGTTGGAGGCATTACATATTGAAGCAGCAGATTATTATATCAGCGATGTGATTGATTTGAACATTACATCACCTTTATCTAGACTTAGAAAGCTTTTCCTTGACATTAAGTTAAAAGGATTACCAAATTGGATTCCCCAACTCCAAAATCTTGTGAAATTGAACTTGAGGCGCACTGTCTTAACTAATGATGAGTTGCAATCACTAAAAGATATGCCTAGGTTGTTGATCCTCCACTTATGCTTCGGTTTTAAAGGTGAAACTTTGCATTTTCAATGTGGAGGGTTTCAGAG
This portion of the Vigna unguiculata cultivar IT97K-499-35 chromosome 6, ASM411807v1, whole genome shotgun sequence genome encodes:
- the LOC114187561 gene encoding disease resistance protein RPM1-like, translated to MAETALSLARQHVFPKLLEAVNMMRDLPKEVAELKDELESFQYFINETDEVVEAEEDSNRRDRMSKRLMKLREATFRMEDVIDEYVLIEENQPQEDPRCVALLCEAVEFIKTQISRLQIAHKIRDVKSLASAARDGFETHFPLDPRPSNSRGNENVNWDKLRMDPLFVKEDEVVGLDGPRTILTNWLREGRNGRTVISVIGIPGVGKTTLAKQVFDKVHNDFECHALITVSQSYSVEELLRDMIQKLCKERKEDPPQNVSKMGRSSLIEEVRDRLHEKRYVVLFDDVWNEKFWDEIESALIDDNNKSRIIITTRYEKVAVVCKKSSFIEVHKLEEPLSEDESFRLFCRKAFMYGSSGGCPEELKDISLEIVRKCKGLPLAIVAIGGVLSQKDESPHEWKLFNQNLSLELERNSELNNITKILGLSYHDLPMHLRSCLLYFGMYPEDCEIESDRVIRQWMAEGFVRHEIGKTLEEVAEEDLLGLIRRNLVQVSSSSIDGKVKRCRVHDLIHEMILRKAKDSGFCGYIGRNDECVSSGIVRRLIITAEDDLIASVESSLIQSILFIEERRTTLTEEDFVRKIISSSVWTEDMVRKILANYRSLKVLDFEGAYISCVPENFEHLIHLRYLSLRRTGAMSLPSIGKLHNLETLDIRDTNVRYIPTGVYNLRKLRHFLADEVTEIEWMYIGRLKSLQKIPIVSTTDLGEAIREVGKLKQLRVLRVKHIGKDDEKTLCSAINEMQQLEALHIEAADYYISDVIDLNITSPLSRLRKLFLDIKLKGLPNWIPQLQNLVKLNLRRTVLTNDELQSLKDMPRLLILHLCFGFKGETLHFQCGGFQRLKKMHLDYLLNLNSILIDSGALHSLEYLWLKRLRKLKTVPVGIQHLKNLKLVQITSMPTEFELSILPIAEQQQWILQ